Proteins encoded within one genomic window of Tidjanibacter massiliensis:
- the rsfS gene encoding ribosome silencing factor has translation MDELLGTIVSAIEDKKGKNILSLDLRGFDGAVADAFVVCSAESTTQVAAIADGIEEKVFETLGQRPRRTEGMQNAIWVVVDYVDIMVHVFQTQAREFYRLEELWADAPSVRYGEWE, from the coding sequence ATGGATGAATTGTTGGGAACGATAGTTTCGGCGATAGAGGACAAGAAGGGAAAGAACATCCTGTCGCTCGACCTGAGAGGGTTCGACGGAGCGGTGGCCGATGCCTTCGTGGTATGTAGTGCGGAATCCACCACGCAGGTGGCCGCCATTGCGGACGGCATCGAGGAGAAGGTATTCGAAACGCTCGGCCAGCGGCCGCGCAGGACGGAGGGCATGCAGAACGCCATCTGGGTGGTAGTGGATTATGTGGATATCATGGTTCATGTTTTCCAGACGCAGGCCCGCGAGTTCTACCGGCTGGAGGAGCTTTGGGCCGACGCCCCCTCGGTGCGCTACGGCGAGTGGGAGTAA